One Oceanicoccus sagamiensis genomic region harbors:
- the lhgO gene encoding L-2-hydroxyglutarate oxidase translates to MPNTLYDYTIIGGGIVGVSVAWQLKQRLPHASILLIDKESQLAQHQTGHNSGVIHAGVYYAPGSLKAELCKKGAAATLAFCRQYGIAVKQPGKLLVACNALELQRMQALQQRCQKNGIGVTALNQQQLKQQEPNITGLGALLVEDSGIVDYSQITKTMARLFQQQGGHVQLNTQLQAAVENRDNISLTTNRGAITSRYVIACAGLAADRVARLLNLAIDFSIVPFRGEYYQLSPENHDLIQRLIYPIPDPALPFLGVHLTPMINGGISVGPNAVLGWKREGYGRINFKLKDAIDMLRFPGFWKLCRSQYQSGISEYKNSLYKRGYLKQIQKYCPQLTLQDLEPYPSGIRAQAVLADGSLVQDFLFAESARSLHVCNAPSPAATSAIPIGDYICQRLQEKTSV, encoded by the coding sequence ATGCCAAACACACTCTATGACTACACCATTATTGGTGGCGGTATAGTCGGTGTGTCAGTGGCATGGCAATTAAAGCAACGCCTCCCCCATGCTTCCATCCTGCTTATCGATAAAGAAAGCCAACTCGCACAGCATCAAACCGGGCACAATAGCGGCGTGATCCATGCCGGTGTTTATTATGCACCGGGCAGCCTGAAAGCAGAGCTCTGTAAAAAAGGCGCGGCGGCCACCTTAGCGTTTTGCCGGCAGTATGGGATTGCGGTCAAGCAACCGGGCAAATTACTGGTAGCTTGCAACGCGCTGGAACTGCAACGGATGCAAGCCCTGCAACAACGCTGCCAGAAAAATGGGATTGGCGTGACCGCCTTAAACCAGCAACAGCTAAAACAACAGGAACCGAATATTACCGGGCTGGGTGCGCTACTGGTGGAAGATAGCGGCATTGTTGATTACTCACAAATCACAAAAACTATGGCTCGCTTATTTCAACAACAAGGGGGCCATGTGCAACTCAATACGCAGTTGCAGGCTGCGGTCGAAAACCGCGATAACATTAGCCTTACCACCAATCGTGGAGCCATCACCAGCCGCTATGTCATTGCTTGCGCAGGTCTGGCTGCCGATAGAGTGGCCCGATTGCTCAATCTGGCTATCGATTTTTCTATTGTGCCTTTTCGGGGCGAATATTATCAGCTCTCGCCAGAAAACCATGACCTTATCCAGCGGCTGATTTATCCCATACCCGATCCGGCACTGCCGTTTTTAGGTGTGCATCTAACACCTATGATCAATGGCGGAATTAGCGTGGGACCCAATGCAGTATTAGGGTGGAAGCGGGAAGGTTATGGCCGTATCAATTTTAAGCTGAAGGATGCTATCGACATGCTGAGGTTTCCGGGTTTCTGGAAACTCTGCCGCTCCCAGTATCAATCCGGTATCAGTGAATATAAAAATAGCCTCTATAAACGTGGCTACCTTAAACAGATACAAAAATACTGCCCGCAATTAACCCTGCAAGACCTGGAACCCTACCCAAGCGGTATACGCGCTCAGGCGGTATTAGCTGACGGCTCACTGGTACAGGATTTTCTGTTTGCCGAGTCTGCCCGCAGCCTGCATGTCTGTAATGCGCCCTCCCCCGCCGCGACCTCGGCGATCCCTATCGGGGACTATATTTGCCAACGGCTGCAAGAAAAAACCAGCGTCTGA
- a CDS encoding DUF4124 domain-containing protein codes for MDLLLTIHRRCYQNICQRVIVYCALLLMPAMAVADIYQCVDSHGRPSFSHTPCAVESVTGDSAAHVLWRDMQVLVNTGKDNAVSQGADMQSIIDCKNREQAFAKTLDAIDQRLAQLSSVEHKYLFAAQKSLRQCGACGSSAMTHCKRADKSLEKEMIALMPQLKASSR; via the coding sequence ATGGATTTACTGCTAACAATCCACCGTCGCTGTTATCAGAATATTTGTCAGCGAGTTATCGTTTATTGTGCCTTACTGCTTATGCCAGCCATGGCTGTGGCAGACATTTACCAGTGTGTGGATAGCCATGGCAGGCCGTCCTTTAGTCATACCCCCTGTGCGGTTGAGTCGGTAACCGGTGACTCTGCTGCTCATGTGCTATGGCGCGATATGCAGGTCTTAGTCAATACCGGCAAAGACAATGCAGTAAGTCAGGGGGCCGATATGCAATCGATTATCGACTGTAAAAACCGCGAGCAAGCCTTTGCAAAAACACTGGATGCTATTGATCAGCGTTTAGCACAGCTGTCATCGGTAGAGCATAAATATCTCTTTGCGGCACAAAAGTCTCTGCGTCAGTGTGGCGCTTGTGGGAGCTCGGCCATGACTCACTGTAAAAGGGCTGATAAATCTTTGGAAAAAGAGATGATTGCCCTGATGCCGCAATTGAAAGCCAGTTCGCGATAA